From Solibaculum mannosilyticum:
ACAAAAATATTTTGCGGATACCCTGTCGACTGAACATGAATTTAAAGATCTCCTAATCTTTGAGCAGACAAAACGGTGGCTTGATTTGTATTTTCAAGGTAATGTTCCGGATTTTACTCCTTCATTATATCTCAAATCCTCTCCTTTCCGACTGGCGGTATGGGATATTTTAAAGCAAATACCATATGGAAAAATCATAACATATGGAGAGATTGCCGATCTCATAGCAAAAAAACAGGGCGTTAAAACTATGTCGGCACAGGCTGTCGGCGGTGCTGTAGGACATAATCCTATTTCTATTATTATACCGTGCCATCGGGTCATAGGAAGTAATGGCAGCCTAACAGGATATGCCGGAGGTCTAGACAAAAAAATTTCCCTCCTTACCATTGAGAAAGTCGACGTGAGAAAATTTTTCATCCCTAAAAAAAGAACGGCATTATAATCATCGGATAGTAATTTGTTGAGATAATTTGCAATACACAAAATCACTTTTGTTGCAATTGATTTAGAAAATCCTGTATCTTCATCTTATAGGGATCGGTCAAAAGAGCTTTGTCATACCTGTAGTCTAAAAACACAGTATCCCCTTCTATGAGGACAATTCCCATTGTTCCTGTAGGATAATAGCCACGTTTCTCAATTTCTTCCATTCCTTTGGTCAAGAATAAAATATATTCCT
This genomic window contains:
- a CDS encoding methylated-DNA--[protein]-cysteine S-methyltransferase; amino-acid sequence: MQYTATYQSPIGRITMASDGQNLSGLWFDGQKYFADTLSTEHEFKDLLIFEQTKRWLDLYFQGNVPDFTPSLYLKSSPFRLAVWDILKQIPYGKIITYGEIADLIAKKQGVKTMSAQAVGGAVGHNPISIIIPCHRVIGSNGSLTGYAGGLDKKISLLTIEKVDVRKFFIPKKRTAL